A part of Acidimicrobiia bacterium genomic DNA contains:
- the glpK gene encoding glycerol kinase GlpK, with amino-acid sequence MKYIGALDQGTTSTRFILFDQEGEIVASAQKEHEQIFPRAGWVEHDPDEILLRVGEVIAETMAKAAARPADVAGVGITNQRETTMLWDRASGRPIGNAVVWQDVRTADLCGRLGTDFGQDRFRAKTGLPLATYFAGPKIAWLLDNTPGLRARAEAGEIAFGTMDSWVVWNLTGGPGGGLHITDVTNASRTLLMDLATLEWDAGLLAAVGVPEEVLPEIRSSVEVYGEAKGTLAGVPIAGILGDQQAALFGQTCFAPGEAKNTYGTGCFMLMNTGLDAVPSKAGLLTTVAYQVDGQPPHYALEGSIAMAGALVQWLRDNLGIIDTAEAIEALAGTVADNGGVFIVPAFNGLFAPYWRDDARGVIVGLTRYANKGHIARATLEAVAFQTKEVLDAMYIDSGVALAALKVDGGMVANQLLMQFQADLLDVPVVRPAVAETTALGAAYAAGLAVGFWPGFDALRDNWSIAQRWEPNMDAALRRSEYAKWKKAVTRSFDWV; translated from the coding sequence ATGAAATACATCGGCGCCCTGGATCAGGGTACGACCTCCACCCGTTTTATCCTCTTTGATCAAGAAGGGGAGATCGTCGCCTCTGCCCAGAAGGAACACGAGCAAATCTTTCCGAGGGCCGGGTGGGTTGAACATGATCCGGACGAGATCCTGCTTCGAGTCGGCGAGGTTATCGCTGAAACGATGGCAAAGGCAGCCGCCCGCCCGGCTGATGTGGCTGGCGTCGGAATCACGAATCAACGGGAAACCACGATGCTCTGGGACCGGGCCTCTGGCAGACCGATAGGCAACGCGGTGGTCTGGCAAGATGTTCGCACCGCCGACCTGTGCGGCCGGTTGGGCACGGACTTCGGGCAGGACCGGTTCCGGGCCAAGACCGGCCTGCCGTTGGCAACGTACTTTGCCGGCCCCAAAATCGCCTGGTTGCTCGATAACACTCCCGGTCTCCGGGCTCGGGCCGAGGCGGGAGAGATCGCCTTCGGGACCATGGACTCCTGGGTGGTATGGAATTTGACCGGAGGTCCCGGCGGCGGGCTGCATATCACGGACGTCACGAACGCCAGTCGGACCTTGCTGATGGATCTGGCGACCCTCGAATGGGACGCCGGATTGCTCGCTGCCGTGGGTGTGCCTGAGGAAGTGCTACCGGAGATTCGGTCGTCGGTAGAGGTTTATGGCGAAGCAAAAGGGACTTTGGCGGGGGTCCCCATTGCGGGAATCCTCGGTGATCAACAGGCGGCCCTGTTCGGCCAAACCTGTTTTGCGCCTGGGGAAGCCAAAAATACCTACGGCACCGGATGCTTCATGCTTATGAACACTGGACTCGACGCGGTCCCATCGAAGGCCGGCTTGCTCACCACCGTGGCCTATCAGGTCGATGGCCAACCGCCGCACTATGCCCTGGAAGGTTCGATCGCCATGGCCGGAGCACTGGTGCAATGGCTGCGGGACAATCTCGGGATCATCGACACGGCCGAAGCGATCGAAGCTTTGGCTGGCACGGTCGCTGACAACGGAGGGGTGTTCATCGTTCCGGCTTTCAATGGGCTCTTTGCTCCCTATTGGCGAGATGACGCCAGGGGAGTGATCGTAGGTCTGACCCGCTACGCCAACAAGGGGCACATCGCCAGAGCGACCCTGGAAGCTGTCGCCTTTCAAACCAAAGAGGTTCTGGATGCGATGTACATCGACTCGGGCGTGGCCCTGGCAGCCCTGAAAGTCGACGGCGGCATGGTGGCCAACCAGTTGCTGATGCAGTTCCAGGCCGATCTGCTTGATGTGCCGGTCGTCAGGCCGGCGGTGGCTGAAACGACCGCGCTCGGGGCCGCGTACGCGGCCGGGTTGGCGGTTGGTTTCTGGCCGGGCTTTGATGCTTTGCGGGACAACTGGTCGATCGCGCAGCGGTGGGAACCGAATATGGATGCGGCTCTCCGTCGGTCGGAGTATGCGAAATGGAAAAAGGCCGTGACCCGCAGTTTCGATTGGGTCTAG
- a CDS encoding SDR family NAD(P)-dependent oxidoreductase: MAAVTGGSGTVGSATVRELLEHGWRVRALARSEASAVSFPSDVEIIRGDVGNLADLDGFVDGADTVFHIAGVNSLCVKDRPSMWATNVEAPVAVYEAASRAGARRMVHISSAAAVGHRTSFYAETKWAADERLRAAAAGRSTGVVLVAPSSVQGPGRVTGTGKLILDLIDGKLNFMIDTAISIIDIADCATAIRLAADADVGNDRLILSGFSMTTRDALGLLAQDTGRRFDVRFIPSGIVRALALLGPLLSPIGRKLGVELCAEMIRTMSVDHIHDGSAAAEQLGMTYRSASETFRRLIEWAETNPSA, encoded by the coding sequence ATGGCGGCCGTGACCGGCGGCTCCGGCACCGTCGGGAGTGCCACCGTCCGAGAATTGCTTGAGCACGGGTGGCGAGTTCGGGCGCTGGCCCGCTCCGAAGCCTCGGCAGTTTCCTTTCCGAGTGACGTTGAAATCATCAGAGGCGATGTCGGGAATCTGGCCGACCTTGACGGCTTTGTCGACGGGGCAGACACTGTGTTTCACATCGCCGGTGTGAACAGTCTATGTGTGAAAGATCGACCCTCGATGTGGGCGACCAACGTGGAAGCGCCGGTGGCGGTATACGAGGCCGCCTCGCGAGCCGGAGCCCGCCGGATGGTTCATATTTCTTCGGCGGCGGCCGTCGGCCACCGCACCTCTTTCTATGCGGAGACCAAGTGGGCTGCCGACGAACGTTTGCGAGCCGCGGCGGCCGGTCGCTCGACCGGCGTGGTGCTGGTGGCCCCGAGTTCGGTTCAGGGACCCGGTCGGGTCACGGGCACCGGCAAGTTGATCCTTGATCTGATCGATGGCAAGCTGAATTTCATGATCGACACCGCCATCTCGATCATCGATATCGCGGACTGTGCAACGGCCATCCGGTTGGCGGCCGATGCAGACGTTGGCAACGATCGGCTGATTCTCTCGGGATTCTCCATGACGACCCGGGATGCTCTTGGTTTGCTTGCGCAAGACACCGGCCGTCGCTTTGACGTGCGATTCATACCCTCGGGCATCGTCCGGGCGCTGGCATTGCTCGGCCCGTTGCTCAGCCCCATCGGCCGCAAGCTTGGAGTCGAGCTGTGCGCCGAGATGATTCGGACGATGTCGGTCGACCATATTCACGACGGGTCGGCCGCTGCTGAACAGCTCGGAATGACGTACCGCTCGGCGTCCGAGACGTTCCGCAGACTCATCGAATGGGCTGAGACCAACCCGTCCGCCTAA
- a CDS encoding glycerol-3-phosphate dehydrogenase/oxidase — protein MPKLWTRHDHLVAMSEIDELDLLIIGGGVTGAGAALDAGTRGLRVGLVELSDFASGTSSRSTKLLHGGIRYLPHFEFGLVHEGLAEQKILARNADFLYDPLEFLIPMYRGRRLADLPSWASAPRFAPLAMGMGLFLYDTLGRRPRGSHRAVSRDELLEFVPTLLPQGLNGGFGYMDAQTDDSRLVLSVLKTAVERYDALAVNHLTATRVTREGPSFRVHLQDQLGDAGFSVKARAVIAATGALRPPPSTRGESAPVRLSAGAHLIIDKSDLGIGDQALLLPETDDGRVMFVVPWLDTAMVGTTDTAYTDDPAHPRATDDDVEYLMRHLRMYLDIGDIEPISAFSGLRALMDGDGSTAKASRGHEIITIEPGYIQVAGGKLTTYRRIAEETVDAAAKFLKVDAPSRTNVELLVGAAGGQHAEKLLGDDLRAIEVDDGLARNLLRRYGTQAQNVVSSITSAEHLRVPLSDGKTLLGEVAYAAAYEGAASIADFALRRTHAAWFSRNHARVDAKLIADELGTSLGWSDDETELQLDRFEAELIAEGL, from the coding sequence ATGCCAAAGCTGTGGACCCGTCACGACCATCTCGTTGCCATGTCCGAAATCGACGAACTCGACCTTCTCATCATCGGAGGAGGAGTCACCGGAGCAGGCGCCGCCCTTGATGCGGGCACTCGCGGGCTGCGAGTTGGCCTCGTAGAACTATCCGACTTCGCTTCGGGGACCTCAAGCCGTTCCACGAAACTATTGCATGGGGGAATTCGCTACCTCCCCCACTTTGAGTTCGGTCTGGTTCATGAGGGACTGGCCGAGCAGAAAATCCTGGCGAGGAATGCCGATTTTCTGTATGACCCGCTGGAGTTTCTCATCCCGATGTACCGGGGTCGCCGTTTGGCCGATCTGCCGTCCTGGGCCTCGGCGCCCCGGTTCGCTCCCCTGGCCATGGGAATGGGTCTCTTTCTGTATGACACGCTGGGGCGGCGTCCCCGAGGATCCCATCGGGCAGTCTCGCGCGACGAATTACTCGAGTTCGTCCCGACCTTGTTGCCACAAGGTCTTAACGGTGGATTCGGATACATGGATGCCCAAACCGATGACTCCCGGCTGGTACTTAGTGTTCTGAAAACTGCCGTCGAGCGATACGACGCACTCGCCGTGAATCACCTAACCGCCACCCGGGTGACCCGGGAGGGACCGAGCTTCCGGGTGCATCTCCAGGACCAGCTCGGCGATGCCGGCTTCTCGGTGAAAGCCCGAGCGGTTATCGCCGCGACCGGCGCACTCAGACCACCCCCGTCAACCCGGGGAGAATCCGCCCCGGTTCGATTGTCGGCAGGCGCTCACCTCATCATCGACAAATCCGATCTCGGGATCGGAGACCAGGCCCTGCTGCTCCCTGAGACCGACGACGGACGGGTGATGTTCGTTGTCCCATGGCTTGACACCGCCATGGTTGGAACCACCGACACGGCCTACACCGACGACCCTGCCCATCCCCGGGCAACCGACGACGATGTGGAGTACCTCATGCGTCATCTTCGAATGTACCTCGACATCGGCGACATTGAACCGATCTCGGCGTTTTCGGGTCTGCGAGCCCTCATGGATGGGGACGGCTCGACGGCGAAAGCCTCGCGGGGCCATGAGATCATCACGATTGAACCAGGCTACATCCAGGTGGCCGGAGGAAAGCTGACCACCTACCGGAGGATCGCTGAAGAAACGGTCGATGCCGCCGCCAAGTTCTTGAAGGTCGACGCGCCGTCACGGACCAACGTCGAACTTCTGGTAGGGGCCGCCGGCGGCCAGCACGCCGAGAAGCTGCTCGGCGACGACCTGCGAGCCATCGAAGTCGACGACGGACTCGCCAGAAATCTCTTGCGACGATACGGAACGCAAGCCCAAAACGTCGTCAGTTCCATAACCTCGGCCGAGCATCTACGAGTGCCTCTTTCCGACGGTAAGACCCTCCTCGGCGAGGTCGCATACGCGGCCGCGTACGAGGGGGCGGCGAGCATCGCCGACTTCGCACTTCGCCGAACTCACGCTGCCTGGTTCTCCCGCAATCACGCCAGGGTCGACGCCAAACTCATCGCCGATGAACTAGGTACGTCACTCGGGTGGTCCGACGACGAGACCGAGCTTCAGCTCGACCGATTCGAGGCTGAGTTGATTGCCGAGGGGCTCTGA
- the pcrA gene encoding DNA helicase PcrA, with protein MFSDLSDPAESDLFDDLNPVQREAVAAVDGPLLVIAGAGSGKTRVLTYRIAHLVRDLGVAPSGILAITFTNKAANEMKERVSDLVGGAVRAMWVSTFHSACVRILRREAHRFGYRSQFSIYDSADSLRLIQMCISDLDLDSKRFPARNIRAVISNAKNELIDYETFQSQDSGFYHETISDVYRLYQQRLLEASAMDFDDLLMLTVELFGAFPDVLEEYQKRFSYILVDEYQDTNLAQYRLVTQLAAYHRNICVVGDADQSVYRFRGADMRNILDFENDYPDARVVVLEQNYRSTETVLDAANAVISNNPQRKPKRLWTDRGLGEKITLFQGDDEHAESSFIADQISGFEKDGISLDDMAIFYRTNAQSRVIEDVFVRYGIPYNVVGGLKFYERREVKDALAYLRVLVNPDDQVAVKRIINVPKRSIGSTSVGHVDRYAQANGLSFYAALRQVDNVPQLNARALGRIKDFLLLLDALIAKASIGGPRAALDSVLVDTGYLDEIEAERTVEALGRAENLRELQSGIEDFVSSMEGSLVDELEWDDLDGLAQLQSYLEAVSLVADVDDLEDGSGAVTLMTLHNAKGLEFPVVFVAGMEDGVFPHIRSLGDPAELEEERRLAYVGITRAMDRLFLTHSVSRMLFGQTNYNPPSRFLKEIPEHLYERAERRMPRKAEKPSHTVDASEISIGDRVRHDKWGAGLVMDIRGVGDRAEADVRFEREGVKRLLLAWAPIRKDA; from the coding sequence TTGTTCTCTGACCTCTCTGATCCAGCCGAATCCGATCTCTTCGATGACCTCAATCCCGTCCAGCGCGAGGCAGTAGCTGCCGTCGACGGTCCGTTACTCGTGATCGCCGGTGCTGGATCCGGCAAAACAAGGGTCCTTACCTATCGAATTGCCCATCTGGTACGCGATCTTGGTGTCGCACCGTCAGGAATCCTGGCGATCACGTTCACCAACAAAGCTGCCAACGAAATGAAAGAGCGGGTCAGTGATCTGGTCGGTGGAGCGGTAAGGGCCATGTGGGTATCGACCTTCCACTCGGCGTGTGTTCGAATCTTGCGAAGGGAAGCCCACCGGTTCGGTTACCGATCGCAATTCTCGATCTACGACTCGGCAGACTCGCTTCGTCTCATTCAAATGTGTATCTCTGATCTCGATCTGGACTCGAAACGGTTTCCGGCTCGCAATATTCGGGCGGTGATATCGAACGCCAAGAACGAACTCATCGACTACGAGACGTTCCAGTCGCAGGACTCGGGGTTCTATCACGAGACGATATCGGATGTCTATCGACTCTATCAACAGCGCCTTCTGGAAGCCTCCGCCATGGATTTTGACGACTTGCTGATGCTTACCGTTGAGTTGTTTGGTGCGTTCCCTGACGTACTCGAGGAGTATCAGAAGCGCTTTTCGTACATCCTGGTGGACGAGTATCAGGACACGAACCTGGCCCAGTATCGGCTGGTCACCCAGTTGGCGGCCTATCACCGGAACATCTGTGTGGTCGGGGACGCCGATCAGAGTGTCTACCGGTTCCGGGGCGCCGATATGCGCAACATTCTCGACTTTGAGAATGACTACCCGGATGCCCGGGTAGTGGTTCTCGAGCAGAATTACCGCTCGACGGAGACGGTCCTCGATGCTGCCAACGCGGTGATTTCGAACAACCCCCAGCGCAAGCCAAAGCGCTTGTGGACCGACCGCGGTCTTGGCGAGAAAATCACCCTGTTTCAGGGTGATGACGAGCATGCCGAAAGCTCCTTCATCGCCGACCAGATCTCGGGGTTTGAGAAGGACGGCATTTCGCTCGACGACATGGCAATCTTCTATCGGACTAATGCCCAGTCACGGGTGATCGAGGATGTCTTCGTCCGCTACGGAATCCCGTACAACGTCGTCGGAGGCCTGAAGTTTTACGAGCGCCGGGAAGTTAAGGACGCGTTGGCCTACCTGCGGGTCCTGGTGAACCCCGACGACCAGGTGGCGGTAAAGAGGATCATCAATGTTCCTAAACGTTCGATCGGGAGTACCTCGGTTGGACACGTCGACCGCTACGCCCAGGCCAACGGACTGAGCTTCTATGCAGCTCTTAGGCAAGTGGACAATGTGCCCCAATTGAATGCTCGAGCGCTGGGGCGAATCAAGGACTTTTTGTTGCTCCTCGATGCCCTGATCGCCAAGGCATCGATCGGAGGTCCCCGGGCCGCCCTCGACTCGGTGCTGGTTGATACTGGCTACCTGGACGAAATCGAGGCCGAGCGGACGGTCGAAGCTCTCGGCCGCGCCGAAAACCTGCGGGAGTTGCAGTCGGGCATTGAAGACTTCGTCTCCAGCATGGAAGGGTCCCTTGTCGATGAACTGGAGTGGGACGATTTGGACGGTCTTGCCCAGCTTCAGTCGTATCTTGAAGCCGTGTCACTTGTCGCAGATGTCGACGACCTTGAGGATGGATCCGGGGCAGTCACCCTCATGACATTGCACAACGCCAAGGGACTCGAGTTCCCCGTCGTGTTCGTGGCGGGTATGGAGGACGGGGTGTTCCCTCACATCCGGAGCCTGGGGGATCCTGCTGAGCTCGAGGAGGAACGACGGCTGGCCTATGTGGGGATAACCCGGGCCATGGATCGACTGTTCTTGACCCATTCCGTCAGCCGCATGCTGTTTGGCCAAACCAACTACAACCCACCGTCGCGGTTCCTCAAAGAGATCCCGGAACATCTGTACGAACGGGCCGAGCGCCGGATGCCTCGCAAGGCCGAGAAACCAAGCCATACCGTCGATGCATCGGAAATATCGATTGGCGATCGGGTCCGTCATGACAAGTGGGGCGCCGGATTGGTCATGGATATTCGCGGGGTGGGCGACCGGGCCGAAGCCGACGTGCGATTCGAGCGCGAAGGCGTAAAGCGTCTATTGCTGGCCTGGGCACCCATTCGCAAAGATGCTTGA
- a CDS encoding cobalamin B12-binding domain-containing protein → MPRRILIAKPGLDGHDRGAKVVARALRDAGCEVIYSGLHRTPQQIVAMALEEDVDAIGLSTLSGAHATLFPMVMDELRLAGVDDVIVFGGGIIPPADVVTLMESGLARIFTPGSPLNEMVEWVKATVPER, encoded by the coding sequence ATGCCGCGCCGGATCCTCATTGCCAAACCCGGCCTCGACGGTCACGATCGAGGGGCCAAGGTCGTCGCCAGAGCCCTACGCGATGCCGGCTGCGAAGTGATCTATTCAGGATTGCATCGCACTCCCCAACAGATTGTGGCCATGGCATTGGAAGAAGACGTCGATGCGATTGGCCTGTCGACGTTGTCGGGTGCTCATGCGACGTTGTTTCCGATGGTCATGGACGAACTACGTCTGGCCGGGGTTGACGATGTCATCGTTTTCGGAGGTGGGATTATCCCACCGGCCGATGTAGTGACCCTCATGGAATCGGGTCTGGCGAGGATTTTTACGCCAGGATCACCCTTGAACGAGATGGTCGAGTGGGTGAAAGCGACCGTTCCGGAGCGGTAG
- a CDS encoding PaaI family thioesterase, which produces MAPVTPELIDAFVLEQFPAAAASGNRCVSVGHRTATARWTYDPGQLRPGGYISGPVQFSLADASLWFAVFTEIGLQSMAVTSHMSIDFLRPAVGDDLFASARLLKVGRSGMFGEIRLWVGDDSERLVALATGTYVAPARP; this is translated from the coding sequence GTGGCCCCTGTGACTCCCGAACTGATTGATGCATTCGTTCTTGAACAGTTCCCGGCGGCGGCCGCCTCAGGGAATCGGTGCGTGTCGGTAGGACACCGTACGGCCACTGCCAGGTGGACGTACGATCCCGGTCAGCTGCGGCCTGGCGGATACATATCAGGGCCAGTTCAGTTCAGCCTTGCCGACGCGTCGCTGTGGTTCGCAGTTTTCACAGAGATTGGCCTGCAGTCGATGGCGGTGACCTCGCATATGTCCATAGACTTCCTTCGGCCGGCCGTAGGCGATGACTTGTTTGCCTCGGCCCGCCTTCTGAAAGTGGGAAGGTCTGGCATGTTTGGTGAGATCCGACTCTGGGTGGGAGATGACTCGGAACGCCTCGTGGCCCTGGCCACCGGAACCTACGTCGCCCCTGCCAGGCCCTGA
- a CDS encoding 50S ribosomal protein L25, which translates to MEVSLRAEAGREQGSRASRRLRRAGSVPAVLYGHGIEPLPISVNHREFAAIIKGEGGENAIIALNVDGHGTFTTLAREVVKNPTKPFINHVDFLQISLDELVTAEVGLEFIGEPLGVKNDGGIIETMRVTLEIEALPTAIPSHIDVDISHLEIHDLITVADLPQIEGVTYLDDEDTPIVTVSLPAAVLAEGDAEAAAGEEGEPTDESAEDDSEESSDEGGE; encoded by the coding sequence ATGGAAGTATCGTTACGCGCCGAAGCCGGCCGCGAACAAGGCAGCCGAGCGTCCCGCCGTTTACGTCGGGCAGGCTCCGTTCCGGCCGTTCTGTACGGTCACGGCATCGAACCGCTTCCGATCTCGGTCAACCATCGTGAATTCGCCGCCATCATCAAGGGAGAGGGTGGCGAGAACGCCATCATTGCCCTGAATGTCGATGGCCACGGTACGTTCACAACGTTGGCCAGAGAGGTTGTCAAGAACCCGACCAAGCCGTTCATCAATCACGTCGACTTTCTTCAGATCTCGCTTGATGAGCTCGTCACGGCTGAGGTCGGACTGGAGTTCATCGGGGAACCGCTCGGCGTCAAGAACGATGGCGGGATCATCGAGACCATGCGGGTCACGCTCGAGATCGAGGCTCTCCCCACGGCCATTCCGAGTCATATCGACGTCGATATCAGCCATCTCGAAATTCATGACCTGATCACCGTTGCCGACCTTCCCCAGATTGAGGGAGTCACCTACCTTGACGACGAAGACACTCCGATCGTCACGGTCTCTCTGCCTGCTGCTGTGCTCGCCGAAGGCGATGCGGAGGCTGCGGCCGGCGAAGAGGGCGAACCGACGGATGAGTCCGCCGAAGATGATTCCGAGGAGAGCTCGGACGAAGGCGGCGAATAG
- a CDS encoding aminoacyl-tRNA hydrolase: MNVIVGLHNPESQYLGTRHNVGAEVVDEVARRWDLPFKRGPLRVRSMVARGSVAGEPVILVLPNANMNLSGQPVSAVLKYFKASLDELLLCHDDIDLPYAKLRLVKSSGAGGHNGVKSVASAVGSQEFWRLKLGVGRPPGRMDPAAFVLKPFSKAERPEIDVLVRDAADVVERFLTDPSGAVQMAGERRPPEPVL; the protein is encoded by the coding sequence ATGAATGTGATCGTTGGCCTTCACAATCCTGAATCGCAGTACCTCGGCACTCGCCACAACGTAGGGGCCGAGGTCGTTGACGAGGTTGCGCGCCGTTGGGATCTTCCCTTCAAGCGGGGTCCGCTGCGGGTTCGGTCCATGGTGGCCCGGGGTTCGGTGGCAGGCGAACCGGTCATTCTGGTTCTACCCAACGCCAACATGAACCTGTCCGGTCAGCCAGTCAGCGCGGTTCTCAAATACTTCAAGGCATCGCTGGATGAGCTTCTCCTATGTCATGACGACATTGATCTGCCCTATGCAAAACTCCGGCTTGTCAAGAGCAGCGGAGCGGGCGGGCACAACGGTGTGAAGTCGGTGGCGTCGGCCGTTGGTAGCCAGGAGTTCTGGCGCTTGAAGCTTGGCGTTGGCAGACCACCGGGGCGAATGGATCCGGCCGCCTTTGTTCTCAAGCCATTCTCGAAGGCGGAGCGGCCTGAGATCGACGTGCTTGTGCGCGACGCCGCCGACGTGGTCGAGCGGTTTCTCACGGATCCATCTGGCGCCGTTCAGATGGCCGGCGAGCGGCGTCCGCCAGAGCCGGTCTTGTAG
- the pgsA gene encoding CDP-diacylglycerol--glycerol-3-phosphate 3-phosphatidyltransferase: protein MRVSVSDQLAILRMVLVPVVMGLIMSDVPAWAAALFVVAAITDFLDGYLARRMGQLTTLGAFLDSTADKMLVTGTFLALIAVGRASIWIAGIIITREFAVMALRSLAGLEGIHVPPSIWGKLKANAQFVALGFAIVRSGDRIGNWYLDEYLMAVAVVLTLYSGWDYIRGFFVSRPAV, encoded by the coding sequence ATGCGAGTTTCTGTGTCCGACCAACTTGCGATCCTGCGAATGGTGCTTGTGCCTGTCGTGATGGGCTTGATCATGAGCGATGTGCCTGCCTGGGCAGCCGCGCTCTTTGTTGTCGCGGCCATCACCGACTTCCTTGACGGGTATCTCGCCAGACGGATGGGTCAGCTGACGACGTTGGGGGCGTTTCTTGATTCGACCGCCGACAAGATGCTCGTGACGGGAACCTTTCTCGCTCTCATCGCTGTTGGTCGAGCCTCGATCTGGATTGCGGGCATCATCATCACTCGTGAGTTTGCCGTTATGGCTTTACGGAGCCTGGCTGGACTGGAGGGAATCCATGTTCCGCCGTCGATTTGGGGCAAGCTCAAAGCCAATGCCCAGTTCGTCGCCCTCGGCTTTGCCATCGTTCGGTCGGGCGATCGAATCGGTAATTGGTACTTGGATGAGTACCTCATGGCCGTGGCGGTGGTTCTTACCTTGTACTCCGGTTGGGATTACATCCGGGGCTTTTTCGTCAGTCGCCCCGCAGTCTGA